cctttctacggttaccatgggcctcattttatagattaaggggttaccacaatggcaaagtagtcattgtgcactgataagatagcaaacagtgatatcatacctaactctgcaggctgacagggtgcattaaatccACTGCTTAACGTCACGTCACAggttgcccggcaagccttgccgggctatctcgccagctccacgcctgctcgcttgagacgtcgcaggacgggtgtcatctgtaggCATTTCCTGTAGAGGGAGGCTGCCACTTAGTCGctctgcggcttgacaccgcactgattgacaaCGTGGGTTGTGGCGGAGTGGttgggtgaggtggttttgccttcGTGAGTctcggcaggccctgccgggacgTCTTGGACGTCTTCTTTCGGGGGTGACCCCGCCCTTGTCGAGcttgcctgcccggcaagggaggcttctCTCCTGGTGATGTCTTGCTCTTCTGGCTGGATCTTGGTTctcttgatctgcatgttggtccttcggTGATCTTGGTCTCTTGTACCCTGGCTTGGCCTTGGCGTGTCCGTGCACTAGTCAGGGGAAAATATATACCCCTGTCTGTTTTCCCCGACAGAGGTCGACGGCCATGGGCGCGGGCGTGGCCGGCGCGACAATACTCACCTTCGGCGAGCAGTCCGCGGGAGAGGTGGAGAAGCGGGTGGCTTGTGATTGGGGATGGAAGCCGGGCGTCTGCGGCATGGTGGACGTGCACGGCAACTCTGCCCGTGGCGGACGGAGTGCCAATGAGCCCGTGCTGGCCGCGACCATGGCGACAGCGACAAGCCCGTGCTGGCTCAGGCAATTGTTGAACCGTCGCATGAGAAGGGCCTACTGTGTGGCCTTGGCGACGAGGGCCTGATTGTCCGCGATGGAGGCCTTCTGTTGGGCGGCGGCGTTGGCGGCTTCCAGCTTGTCGGCCCGCACCTTCCTCCGGCTAGCcctcttggccgactgaacgacCCGCTGCGTGTCCATCAGCTCCTTCTTCTTGGGTTGCGGCGCCTTTTTGCGGACGACACGGGGCTCGTCGATGGTGGAGGTGAGGCCGGAGGGGTTGGCGGGGTTTGGCGTGTTGGTCATGGCGAACGGACGGAGAGCAAGCGGGGCAAGagggttttgaaaaaaaaagaaaaatgggGTGGATATGCCACCGACTAGGAGACAGAGGAGGACAAAAGTGGACGTCACACGCATCCGTTTCGACGCAAACCCGGCTTAAAGTTGGTCTGAAATGGGTATTACGCGGACAAAATGCGAACGCCTTGTCCGTTTGGCTCGGGTCGTGATTTGTCTCCGATTGTGCTTGTGTGACCTTCCACCAAAATCCCATTCCTATTTCTCGTATCCCGAAGCAAAGCAAGTAGGAGTACTAGGATCaccgccgaagcaatggcgacggCGAAGGGCACCGTGCGGTGGCGGCAGGACGGGGATCGCACCCGGGAAAACCTGCAAAAGAGGATCAGGTGCCGCCGAGACAGGCTCCTCCAGGACGCCTGGGAGATCTCCGAGCTCTTCGCGCCCCACCTCGCCATCCTCGCCTTCCCCGCCTCTGGCAAAGCCAAACCCCTCCTCTTCGGCAACCCCACCCTCGACTCCGTCCTCCGCAACGTCCTTGTCGACGCCGACATAGGGGCCGAGAcggcggaggaggccgcggcGCGCGTGGCGGCGATGAGGCGTGAGGTGGGGTCGATCGAGGCGCGGGTCGCGCAGGAGGAGGCGCGACTGCGCGCCGTCGCGGTGAAGgtcaaggcggcgcaggaggaacAGGGGAGGGCTCACTGGTGGGAGGTGGATGTGCACGTACTGGGGGAGGCGGAGCTGCCGGAGTTCGCCACGGCGCTCGATGCTCTCAGGGCCGACGTCCTCCGCCGCCTCACCGAGCTGGCCGAAGCCCGGAAGCCACCGCGGCAGCAGTGGTAGTGGCTTCGCCGTGGGGATCGGCGCACGGATTCGTTCAGTCCATCAGGTTGTTTTTTGCTTGCCTAATCAGGTCATTGTTCGGGATTGGGACAGCAGTACGTAGCTGCATATAGCAAGATGTTCCAACTTTAGCTTGAATTTTTGTGTTCATTGCTCGGAAAATCTTCTCCGGTGATTGAATCGGGATATATACATAATCAGGAATGGCGTGGTAGAACAAATTGTTGCTCCCTGGAGTATGGTTTTATCCTGATTTTTTGCTGATGCGTCTGATCTGAAGGTACAAGTATATTGTTCAGAGTGTCCGGAAGCTATTGTTGAAATTTTGTTTTTCTGGTCCCGGTACTTTGTTCAGATTTCAGAGTGTTTGCACGTCTCAATTGACATCTAGGAACAAGGAACAAGTGCGGACCTTGTTGTTACTGTTAGTTAGTCAAAATATTATGCTCGGTGCAAGTGTAGTTAACATGTGGCCGATGATAGATACTCCACTAAGTATTTGTCAACTAAGTTTCCTGTTAACTATGCTCCCAGGTGTCATAGTTGTGATAGAAGCTTCATAGCGTTTAGTTGCGCTTGAAATGGAATTAACACATATAGTGCCATGTATAATGTCTATGCTGATAGCCTGATAGTGAGAGATTATATAGCTGCAGAACAAGCATCTAAACTTGTCTACTCCAATAATGCAACCTCCTCTTTGGATTTTAGTATCTGTACATCAATGCTAGTTACTATCCATAACCATTTGTGAAGTGCCGCAGCGTAATCAAGCATGTATGAAACAAGCACATTTGCTGTTTTACATGGCAAGAAGAACCAGTTTGTTTTAGTTAAGCACCTGCCCCAAGTCTCCCCAAAAGGCCAAAATTCTTCCTGCACACCGTTATTCTCCTTCTCTCTTTTGTACTGCCATCGTCGAAGTCTCGGTGACATTTGTTTCGTCGCGATGGATCTCACACTGGTTGCTGCCATTGTTGAAGTATCTGTACTGCCGTTTGAAGTTGGTGCAGAGGCAGAGCCTTGAAGACCATCACCAATTCACAACGGAATATTTTCGAAACAGAAAGGGAGTTTcactttattttttttatttaaattttttgcGGGGAGAGTTTCACTTGATTTGTTTTGGAGTTCGTACTAGAATTAGTGCATTactcatgtactccctccgttcctaaatattagtctttttagacatttcaaatggactacaacatacagatgtatgtagacatgttttagagtgtagatttactcattttgctccgtatatacttgttggaatctctagaaagacttgtgctccctccgtccgaaaatacttgtcaaagaaatggatgtatctagacatattttaattctagatacatccatttttatccatttcggcgacaagtaattccggacggagggagtatttaggaacggagggagtatgatgttaCTTGCAAGTTAACTGAATGCATGCCAGTTTGTTCCTTCCACTATTGCCTGATATCTGCACTCTGCAGTGCACAATCGGTTATCTCATGACTACCTATCAACGTCCAAAATGAAGGTGCAATCAGAAGATTTAGACTTGGCATTGAAGTTAACTCAGCTATGTCAAGTGGTTCATCAGCAGCAACATGTTCGAAAGGAAACTTTTTGTTCTTGAAAAGAAAGGAAACTTTTATTTTCGTCCTGGATATTTGCGTTGCTGCTCGTCTTGCCCTTTACGAATGGTGCAGCATGTTCGAAAGGAAACTTATATTGGTTCCGGATTGTCCTACTTCGTCGAAAATTAATTCGGCATCAAATCTTGTGTTCATGAGTTGATCCAATAACGCATGATTTGTGCAGAAAATTGAGTTAATGATCAACAATTATCTAGAATAAAAACTGAAAGAATATGTGCTGGACTGCTCATGAGAGGAAAATGGTAATCTTGAAACCAGTAACTTCCAATTGTACTCGTGAACAATAATCCAATAATCTTACACGGTACAGTACTAGCAAAAGGCAACTATGTAAAGATGATTTTTTTTCTAGTAACATGTAAAGATGATCTAAGAACACTGGCAATTAACCGAAGCTCGGCCTGCCCTGGACTACTGCGGCGGTGGAGCAGCTGAGGGCATCTTGTCGGCGTGGCGGCGCACGTTGTCCCGGAGGCGCTGGAGCGCCCTGGCGAAGACCGGCAGCTCCGCCTCCCCGAGCGCCTCCACGTCCGCCTCCCACCAGAAACGCTTCCCAGCCTGCGTCTGCACCTCCACCACCTTCTTGCCGACGGCGCTCATCCGCTCGGCCTCCGCCGCGACCTCCACGCCCGTGGCCTCCGTCTCCCGGCACAGCGCCTCCAGGGCCTCCCACTCCACGTCGTCAGCAGCAGGAACAGGAGCAAGGGCGTCGGCGCATCCCAGGACGGCGTCGGTGGAGGGGCTGCCGAAGGCGAACGCCTTGCCGGCCTCGGAGAAGACGACGATGGCAAGGCTGGCGCGGCAGAGCACGGCGAGCTCGGCGGCCTTCTTCCACAGCCCGGACTTCCGCTTGGAGAAGGTCACCTGCCGCGACTCCTTCTTCTCCACGCGGCGGTTCTCCCTGCGCTGTCGCCCCTTGGTCTTCTTGCCCAGCGGCGGCAGCGTCTTGGTCGCTTGCTCAACGAGGGGGAGGAGACGCGGCGGCTGCGTCATGGTCGCTCTCTCAACGAGGGGGAGGAAACGCGGCGGCAGGTgctgtctctctctatcctctcTTCTTGAGCCTGTCTCTCGGTGCGACGGGAACCAGCGGCGGAAGGGGGATATATAGACCTCGGAGGAGGCACCTCGGGTCCGTGTTGGACCGGAGAGGCGGTGACAAAGAAGGAAGGAGAAGAATAGCGCTCCCGTCGGGTTCGCGGTTTGGAAGAAAATTTCCTTAAAGGAAAACGTTTGGGGCCGGGCACCGGCGGAAACATTGGGCCGGTCTCCCTCTTCCTCGCGTCTCCTTCACGAGCGCgtcgccctcttcttcttctgccCCCTCCTCCCCACCCCTTCCCCATCCCTTCCCCTCTTCCCGAGCTGCGACTGGGCCCCACCACGACCTCCATCGCCGGCGGCCAGGCTCCCCTCACTGACTGCCATGGCTGCCTGCCGCCATGGCCAGACCCATCCCCTACCTCAAGCCTTCACGCGGGCGCatcccctccccccttcccctcccccccccccttcccccttcccccgGGCTGCGACTGGGCGACCACGACCTCCATCGCCGGCGGTCAGGCGCTCCCTCACCGGCCGCCATGGCTGCCTGCCACCATGGCTGGATGCAGCCCGCGTATACTAGTGTTGCAACCGTCACCTAGAACAGCTTCAACAGCTgttgaaaaaagcttcaaccatagACAGAAAAGCTTCAATGGAACTGCACAATAAGGGGAAGCTACAACCGCAGTTGGTTTTTGTTACTACTCGCGAAGGATTTTGCTACATCCATCAGGCGGAGCTGCGACCTCACGACGATGACAATGACGATTTTTGTTGCAACcgtagttttttttttttgctacTACGGGTGAagttttttgctacatccatgtAAGGCGGAGTCGCGACCTCGCGAAAGACGGCGACAGTATATCAAGCTTCAACCGGATACCACGCACAGAAAAAAGCTACAATCGTTCATAcgaaagcttcaactgtagtttgaaaaagcttcaaccagcGACGGCTGGAGGTGGAAGAAGATGACAAAACGCTGCAGTTTTGCTACATGCTTCAACTGGCATAGATTTTGCTACGACCGGCATATCTTTTTGCTACAGCTAGGGTCACGTTTTGCTACAACACACAGCCGGCGTCGTGGTTTTGCTACAACTAGCATCGCTTTTTGCTACAACCGGCATAATGTTTTGCTACATCCACCACGGCCGAGTTGCGGGATCCATCCATGGCCAACGAGGCGGAGCTGCATCCATGGTGtgcgcgggcggcgagggcgggatCCATCCATGGCGAGCGTGGGCGGCGAAGCTGCATCCACGGCAAGCGCCGGGCGGCGGAGCTGCGTCCATGGTGAGCGCAGATCTCTGATGAGCGCGGGCGGCGGAGCTGCATCCATGGCGAGCGCGGATCTGGGACAAGCGCGGACGGCCGGCGAGGATGCCCACCGGCGACGAGGAACGCCGCGGTGGTGCTTCAAGCTCGGCTGTTTCCTCGCGAGGATATGACGTGGTGTCGCCGGCGCTCGGGCGTTgcaattttttttggaaaattgACTCAGGATGAGGACACAGCGAGGGACAGATCTGACGGTCTAATCGCTGCATCGGGCGGCCAGGGCTGGACCGGCCCAACTGTtgggccggtgcgccggcgcctAGCGTCGCCCTTCCTTAAATGCAACGCGCTGTGCGTCCCCTCACCTAGGCGACTATGCTAGGCTAGGCTCGCACCCGCAACACGGCGCGGCGCGGCGAGCGAAACAACTGCATCGTGCGGGATCAATCCGATCTGACCGAGCGGCGATCGGTGTAACCAACACTTGGAGCACTAAAAATAATCGCAGCATGCTCTCAGGCATTGCAGCGGACACTCCGAGTCATCGTAGCATGTCCCCCTTGTGTGGTTAGGGATGGCAGTTTTGCCCATGGGTATGGGTACCCACGGGTACCCTACCCGAAAACAATGG
This sequence is a window from Aegilops tauschii subsp. strangulata cultivar AL8/78 chromosome 7, Aet v6.0, whole genome shotgun sequence. Protein-coding genes within it:
- the LOC109777273 gene encoding uncharacterized protein, whose product is MATAKGTVRWRQDGDRTRENLQKRIRCRRDRLLQDAWEISELFAPHLAILAFPASGKAKPLLFGNPTLDSVLRNVLVDADIGAETAEEAAARVAAMRREVGSIEARVAQEEARLRAVAVKVKAAQEEQGRAHWWEVDVHVLGEAELPEFATALDALRADVLRRLTELAEARKPPRQQW
- the LOC109777264 gene encoding agamous-like MADS-box protein AGL61 produces the protein MTQPPRLLPLVEQATKTLPPLGKKTKGRQRRENRRVEKKESRQVTFSKRKSGLWKKAAELAVLCRASLAIVVFSEAGKAFAFGSPSTDAVLGCADALAPVPAADDVEWEALEALCRETEATGVEVAAEAERMSAVGKKVVEVQTQAGKRFWWEADVEALGEAELPVFARALQRLRDNVRRHADKMPSAAPPPQ